The following proteins come from a genomic window of Bactrocera tryoni isolate S06 chromosome 1, CSIRO_BtryS06_freeze2, whole genome shotgun sequence:
- the LOC120777287 gene encoding heparan-sulfate 6-O-sulfotransferase 1 isoform X3 → MMLQPDILAYNEAIMPPPGGVGAAAASGVANNAYGVHHYQHQSHQPGGGGGAGSAMALASTSAISAKSIQQNVIITNAGLSYEDVLNDDFQFDMDGHDVMVFLHIQKTGGTSFGRHLVRDLDLKRPCECQRQRKRCYCFRPHRNENWLFSRYSTGWKCGLHADWTELTSCVDIELDKNEGETAKRRYFYITLLREPISRYMSEYRHVRRGATWKGSRHWCLGRQATAAELPPCYKGKDWLDVDLDEFAACESNLAANRQTRMLADLALVGCYNKTAMPAHERDRVMLASAKRNLAAMAYFGLTEYQKISQYIFEETFNLRFAIPFEQHNTTISASAVNNLRPDQKKRIEELNSLDIELYAFAKNLLFQRYGSSKFERLKAKDNDFEKRFANLGNIYYKQGVTEFNWDSNIDDTLSTDH, encoded by the exons ATGATGCTACAACCGGATATACTGGCCTACAATGAGGCGATAATGCCACCACCGGGTGGCGTGGGCGCTGCCGCCGCGTCGGGTGTGGCGAACAATGCGTACGGTGTGCACCACTATCAGCATCAGTCACATCAGCCGGGTGGTGGTGGCGGAGCCGGGTCGGCCATGGCGCTGGCATCCACATCGGCGATTAGCGCGAAATCAATACAGCAAAACGTAATTATCACCAATGCCGGTCTCAGCTATGAGGATGTGCTCAACGATGATTTTCAATTCGATATGGACGGGCATGATGTGATGGTGTTCCTGCATATACAAAAGACCGGAGGCACATCGTTTGGACGACATTTGGTGCGTGACTTGGATCTAAAG CGACCCTGCGAATGCCAGCGTCAGCGCAAACGTTGCTACTGCTTCCGTCCACACCGCAACGAGAATTGGCTGTTCTCACGCTACTCGACCGGCTGGAAGTGTGGCCTACACGCCGACTGGACGGAGCTGACCAGCTGTGTGGATATCGAGTTGGACAAGAACGAAGGCGAGACGGCCAAACGTCGATACTTCTACATCACGCTGCTACGTGAGCCCATCTCACGGTATATGTCCGAATATCGGCATGTGCGACGCGGTGCGACGTGGAAGGGTTCACGGCATTGGTGTCTGGGTCGTCAAGCCACGGCGGCGGAATTGCCACCCTGTTACAAGGGCAAGGATTGGTTGGATGTGGATTTGGATGAGTTCGCCGCATGCGAATCGAATTTGGCGGCCAATCGACAGACCCGCATGCTGGCCGATCTGGCGTTGGTGGGCTGTTACAATAAGACTGCTATGCCGGCGCACGAGCGCGACCGCGTGATGTTGGCGAGCGCCAAACGCAATTTAGCCGCAATGGCATACTTCGGACTCACCGAGTATCAAAAG ATTTCGCAGTATATATTCGAAGAGACATTCAATCTTCGTTTTGCGATACCATTTGAACAACACAATACAACAATATCTGCGTCGGCGGTTAACAATCTGCGACCGGATCAGAAGAAACGCATCGAGGAGTTAAACAGCTTGGATATCGAGCTATATGCCTTTGCAAAGAATTTACTATTCCAAAGGTACGGTTCGTCGAA ATTCGAGCGACTTAAAGCAAAAGACAACGATTTCGAAAAGCGGTTCGCCAATTTGGGCAACATCTACTACAAACAGGGTGTTACCGAATTCAATTGGGACAGCAACATCGATGACACACTAAGCACCGATCATTGA